A portion of the Cryptomeria japonica chromosome 5, Sugi_1.0, whole genome shotgun sequence genome contains these proteins:
- the LOC131054617 gene encoding putative UDP-glucuronate:xylan alpha-glucuronosyltransferase 3 → MRPSPTPPTPQEPRHRQAGPIEDGTSRRTQAQRHSKDSEKGTHSPRPDRNSNLRLFYLRLALILIICGTLVTLLCSPAVDSSSSHLRPRSRFGEVGWLWERNFIDERYVAVEEVDWSQVSKYLASLNKLEKELKVGLLNFGEEEVQKWQQLAPGSEFITFTFDYARRDVKWETLYPEWIDEDEAFEVPKCPQLHLPKVPKNTKLDVVAAKLPCRKWEKNWSRDVARLHLQLAAANLAVSSKGHGVYVLLITEWWPSPNIFTCKDLISHENDTWLYKPNASILKSKLKLPVGSCQLAVPLKAKVRPYSGNPKREAYATILHSAEFYVCGAIAVARSIRLTGSKRDLVILVDATIIAEHRRGLEMAGWKLRQIERIRNPKAEREAYNEWNYSKFRLWQLTDYDKIIFIDADLLILRNIDFLFGMPEITATGNNATLFNSGVMVIEPSNCTFQLLMDHINDIESYNGGDQGYLNEIFTWWHRMPKHMNFLKHFWSSDADEKELKTYLFGADPPVLYVLHYLGLKPWLCFRDFDCNWNNPILQEFASDVAHARWWKVHDSMPESQQQFCLLRSKQKAFLEWDRRQAEAAKLPDEHWKRNITDPRLQICNESFCFWESMLWHWGEANYTENATTEAPPKTVAL, encoded by the exons ATGAGGCCTTCTCCAACTCCCCCAACTCCTCAGGAACCTAGACATCGCCAAGCAGGGCCAAT AGAAGATGGAACAAGCAGAAGAACGCAAGCACAAAGACACTCCAAAGATTCTGAAAAAGGAACACATAGTCCCCGGCCTGACAGGAACTCAAATCTCAGATTGTTTTACCTGAGATTGGCGCTGATTTTGATTATTTGTGGAACCTTGGTAACCCTCCTTTGTTCTCCTGCAGTAGACTCAAGTTCAAGCCACTTAAGGCCAAG GTCAAGGTTTGGAGAGGTAGGATGGCTGTGGGAGAGAAATTTCATAGATGAGCGCTATGTTGCAGTAGAGGAGGTTGACTGGTCACAAGTGTCAAAATATTTGGCATCTTTGAATAAATTAGAAAAAGAGCTGAAGGTGGGATTGCTGAATTTTGGTGAGGAGGAAGTGCAGAAGTGGCAGCAGCTGGCCCCTGGTTCAGAATTTATCACCTTTACATTTGACTATGCAAGAAGAGATGTGAAATGGGAAACTTTATATCCAGAATGGATTGATGAGGATGAGGCATTTGAGGTGCCCAAGTGCCCCCAACTGCATTTGCCCAAAGTCCCTAAGAATACTAAGCTAGATGTAGTTGCTGCTAAATTGCCTTGCAGAAAATGGGAGAAAAACTGGTCCAGAGATGTTGCTCGTCTACATCTGCAGCTTGCAGCTGCAAATCTGGCTGTGTCTTCAAAAGGGCATGGGGTCTATGTGCTTCTCATAACCGAATGGTGGCCTTCTCCTAACATTTTTACTTGTAAAGATCTCATAAGCCATGAAAACGATACATGGCTCTACAAGCCCAATGCATCAATACTGAAAAGCAAGCTGAAACTCCCAGTTGGATCCTGTCAGCTTGCAGTGCCTCTCAAAGCCAAAG TTCGACCATATTCAGGTAACCCTAAGCGCGAAGCATATGCCACAATATTGCATTCAGCTGAATTTTATGTCTGTGGAGCAATTGCTGTTGCTCGGAGTATTCGTCTAACAGGTTCCAAACGAGATTTAGTAATACTTGTTGATGCGACAATTATTGCTGAGCACAGACGGGGACTTGAAATGGCAGGTTGGAAATTGAGGCAAATTGAAAGAATTAGAAATCCAAAGGCTGAGCGTGAAGCATACAATGAGTGGAACTACAGTAAGTTCCGACTGTGGCAGCTTACagattatgacaagattatttttaTAGATGCAGACTTGCTTATCCTTAGAAACATAGACTTTCTTTTTGGTATGCCAGAAATCACAGCAACTGGGAATAATGCAACACTCTTCAACTCTGGTGTAATGGTCATTGAACCATCTAATTGCACCTTTCAGTTGCTCATGGATCATATCAATGATATAGAATCGTATAATGGGGGTGACCAAGGTTATTTAAATGAAATATTCACATGGTGGCATCGCATGCCAAAACATATGAATTTTTTGAAGCATTTCTGGTCAAGTGATGCAGATGAGAAGGAGCTCAAAACCTATCTCTTTGGAGCTGATCCTCCAGTCTTGTATGTTCTACACTACCTAGGGTTAAAACCATGGCTCTGCTTCCGAGATTTTGATTGTAATTGGAATAATCCGATCCTGCAAGAATTTGCCAGTGATGTTGCCCATGCTCGTTGGTGGAAAGTACACGATTCAATGCCTGAGAGCCAACAACAGTTTTGTTTGCTACGTTCAAAGCAAAAGGCTTTCCTAGAATGGGATAGAAGACAAGCTGAAGCAGCAAAACTACCTGATGAGCATTGGAAACGGAATATTACTGATCCACGCTTGCAAATATGCAATGAAAGTTTTTGCTTTTGGGAGAGCATGTTATGGCATTGGGGGGAAGCAAATTACACAGAAAATGCTACTACTGAAGCTCCGCCAAAAACAGTTGCATTGTAA